A genomic stretch from Helianthus annuus cultivar XRQ/B chromosome 1, HanXRQr2.0-SUNRISE, whole genome shotgun sequence includes:
- the LOC110876653 gene encoding callose synthase 9: protein MSHVGPLWERLVRAALRRERTGIDAYGRPAGGIAGNVPSSLSNSRDIDPILRAADEIQDEDPNISRILCEHAYTLAQNLDPNSEGRGVLQFKTGLMSVIKQKLAKREGADFDRSQDITRLRDFYKHYRERNNVDKLREEEMELRESGAFSGNFQELERKTLKRKKVFATLKVLGTVLEQLSKEVSPEEAEGLIPEELKQVMEADAAMTEDLIAYNIIPLDAPALTNAITSFPEVRAAVASLKYFRDLPQLPGNFQIPATRSADVLDFLHYIFGFQKGNVSNQRENIVNLLSNEQIRLGTPDEHEPKLDETAVENVFLKSLDNYIKWCNYLGIPPMWSNMAVSREKKLLFVSLYYLIWGEAANVRFLPECLCYIFHRMGEELDEILHQQLAKPAASCVTENGVSFLEQVICPLYNVIAAEANNNENGKAPHSAWRNYDDFNEYFWSRSCLKLGWPLDTNSSFLLRPSPRSKNLLKTNATKRRGKTSFVEHRTFFHLYHSFHRLWIFLFMMFQALAIIAFNDGDLDSNTLRLLLSLGPTFFVMKLFQSALDIVIMYGAYSTTRLLAVSRIFVRFIWFTFITIFICFLYVKGLRDTTNSISGSIVFKIYIIVLGIYAGIQFFWSSMSRIPSCHRLFNRCDNSSVVRLVKWIHQEHYYVGRGMYEATTDYIMYMLFWLVVLGGKFAFAYFLQIKPLVEPTRTIIDIKDVRYSWHDFVSKNNHNALTIASLWAPVFSIYLLDIHIFYTIISAVVGFLLGARDRLGEIRSLDAVHKLFERFPEAFMDNLHIPLSTRTSLTLTNQVQEKNKFDAARFAPFWNEIVKNLREEDYITNLEMELLQMPKNTGFVHMVQWPLFLLASKIFVAKDMAAESDSQIELWERISRDDYMKYAVEECYYTIKLILTSIFDNDGKEWVNRIYDDIRGSIVKGDIYSDFQLKKLSLVIQKVTALTGILKEVGTPELETGAINAALDLYDVIQLDFFSVNMRENYATWSMLIKARKEGRLFSKIKWPRDPELRLQIRRLHSLFTIKDSAVNVPRNLEARRRLEFFTNSLFMNMPRPKPVREMSSFSVFTPYYSETVLYSINELLKKNEDGISILFYLQKIYPDEWKNFLARIGRDENTHESVLIENEDDNLELRFWASYRGQTLSRTVRGMMYYRKALMLQAYLERMTVGDIEAAVPANEATDTKGFEFSPEARAHADLKFTYVVTCQIYGKQKEEQKPEAADIALLLQRNEALRVAFIDEVETLAGAGEVQKSYFSKLVKGDINGKDKEVYSIKLPGNPKLGEGKPENQNHAIIFTRGNAVQTIDMNQDNYFEEALKMRNLLEEFHANHGIRSATILGVREHVFTGSVSSLASFMSNQETSFVTLGQRVLASPLKVRMHYGHPDVFDRVFHITRGGISKASRVINISEDIFAGFNSTLRQGNITHHEYIQVGKGRDVGLNQIALFEGKVAGGNGEQVLSRDIYRLGQLFDFFRMLSFYFTTVGFYFCTMLTVITVWLFLYGKLYLALSGVGEDIQNRSNVLDNKALTAALNTQFLFQIGVFTAIPMVLGFILEQGFLRAVVSFITMQFQLCTIFFTFSLGTRTHYFGRTILHGGAKYHATGRGFVVRHIRFAENYRLYSRSHFVKGLEVVLLLVVYLSYGYNEGIVGYVLLSVSSWFMALSWLFAPHLFNPSGFEWQKTVEDFRDWTNWLFYRGGIGVKGEESWEAWWDEEMSHIRTLGGRLMETILSLRFFIFQYGVIYKLDVQGSNTSLSVYGFSWLVLLGLILLFKIFTFSQKISVNFQLILRFIQGVAFMLAIAGIAVAVVLTDLSITDIFASILAFIPTGWGILSICVAWKPVVKKTGLWKSIRSLGRLYDAGMGMLIFIPIAFCSWFPFISTFQTRLMFNQAFSRGLEISLILAGNNPNSGL from the exons ATGTCTCACGTGGGGCCTCTTTGGGAGCGTTTGGTTCGTGCTGCGCTTCGAAGGGAGAGAACAGGAATTGATGCTTATGGGCGGCCAGCTGGTGGCATTGCTGGAAATGTTCCATCTTCACTTTCAAACAGTAGGGACATAGATCCCATTTTAAGAGCAGCTGATGAAATACAAGATGAAGATCCCAACATCTCTCGAATAT TATGTGAGCATGCTTATACACTTGCTCAAAATCTAGATCCTAACAGTGAAGGTAGAGGTGTGCTACAGTTTAAAACCGGTTTGATGTCAGTAATCAAG CAAAAACTAGCAAAGAGGGAGGGTGCTGACTTTGACCGAAGTCAAGACATAACTCGCTTGCGTGATTTCTATAAGCATTACAGAGAAAGAAACAACGTAGACAAACTACGCGAGGAGGAAATGGAATTGAGGGAATCGGGTGCTTTTAGTGGAAACTTTCAAGA ACTAGAACGCAAAACCCTGAAGAGAAAAAAGGTTTTTGCAACtcttaaagtattgggaactgtATTAGAGCAGCTTTCTAAGGAAGTTTCTCCTGAGGAAGCAGAAGGGTTAATTCCCGAAGAG TTAAAACAAGTGATGGAAGCTGATGCAGCTATGACAGAAGACCTGATTGCCTATAATATTATTCCTCTTGATGCTCCTGCTTTGACAAATGCTATCACCTCGTTCCCCGAG GTACGTGCTGCAGTAGCATCGTTGAAGTACTTTAGAGATCTCCCGCAATTGCCAGGAAATTTTCAGATACCTGCTACTAGGAGTGCTGATGTTCTCGATTTTCTGCACTATATTTTTGGATTCCAG AAAGGTAATGTGTCGAATCAACGGGAGAATATAGTTAATCTTCTTTCAAACGAGCAAATTCGACTTGGGACTCCTGACGAACATGAACCG AAACTGGATGAGACTGCTGTGGAGAATGTCTTTCTGAAGTCTCTTGATAACTACATCAAGTGGTGCAACTACTTGGGTATCCCGCCAATGTGGAGCAA TATGGCTGTGAGCAGGGAAAAGAAATTACTTTTTGTCTCTCTGTACTATTTGATATGGGGTGAAGCTGCCAATGTTAGATTTCTTCCAGAATGCTTATGCTACATATTCCATCGT ATGGGGGAAGAATTGGATGAGATACTGCATCAGCAACTTGCAAAACCAGCAGCCAGTTGTGTTACTGAAAATGGTGTTTCATTTCTTGAACAAGTCATCTGCCCACTTTATAATGTTATTGCTGCG GAGGCTAACAACAATGAAAACGGAAAGGCCCCTCATTCCGCATGGAGAAATTATGATGATTTCAATGAATACTTCTG GTCCCGTAGTTGTCTTAAACTTGGTTGGCCTCTAGACACTAATTCATCGTTCCTTTTGCGGCCATCACCAAGGTCAAAG AATCTGTTGAAAACCAATGCCACTAAGCGTCGTGGAAAGACTTCATTCGTTGAACACAGGACATTTTTTCATCTTTATCATAGTTTTCACCGCTTGTGGATATTCCTTTTCATGATGTTTCAG GCACTTGCAATAATAGCATTCAATGATGGAGATCTCGACTCCAACACATTACGCTTACTGCTTAGTCTAGGCCCTACATTTTTTGTTATGAAGCTTTTTCAAA GTGCCTTGGACATTGTGATAATGTATGGTGCCTATTCGACAACAAGACTTCTGGCGGTTTCAAGGATTTTTGTTCGCTTCATTTGGTTTACCTTTATTACCATTTTTATATGCTTCCTTTATGT GAAAGGTCTCCGGGACACAACTAATTCAATTTCAGGGTCgattgttttcaaaatatatataattgtttTAGGCATCTATGCTGGAATTCAATTCTTTTGGAGCTCTATGTCACGGATACCATCATGTCACCGTTTGTTCAACCGGTGCGATAATTCGTCTGTAGTTCGTTTAGTCAAGTGGATTCATCAG GAACATTATTATGTTGGACGTGGCATGTATGAAGCAACAACTGATTATATCAT GTATATGCTTTTTTGGCTTGTTGTATTGGGTGGAAAGTTTGCGTTTGCCTATTTTCTTCAG ATCAAACCCTTGGTGGAACCGACAAGGACCATAATTGATATTAAAGATGTACGTTATTCTTGGCATGATTTCGTATCGAAAA ACAACCATAATGCCTTGACTATTGCTAGCTTGTGGGCACCTGTGTTTAGT ATCTATCTGTTAGACATCCACATCTTTTATACAATTATATCTGCTGTCGTGGGATTCTTGCTTGGAGCTAGAGATCGTCTTGGAGAG ATTAGGTCTTTGGATGCTGTCCACAAACTCTTTGAGAGGTTTCCTGAAGCATTTATGGATAATCTTCACATTCCTCTATCTACCAG GACGTCCCTTACATTAACCAATCAG GTTCAGGAGAAAAATAAGTTTGATGCTGCTCGATTTGCACCCTTTTGGAACGAGATAGTGAAAAATCTGCGAGAAGAAGATTATATCACTAATTT GGAAATGGAATTGCTTCAAATGCCAAAAAACACTGGCTTTGTTCATATGGTTCAATGGCCTCTTTTTCTTCTAGCCAGCAAG ATATTCGTTGCTAAAGATATGGCCGCAGAGAGTGACTCACAAAtagaactgtgggaaaggatttCGAGAGACGATTACATGAAATATGCAGTTGAAGAGTGTTATTACACCATCAAGCTGATTTTGACCTCAATTTTTGACAATGATGGCAAAGAGTG GGTTAATAGAATATATGATGACATTCGAGGAAGTATAGTGAAAGGAGACATTTATTCAGACTTCCAACTGAAGAAACTGTCTCTTGTTATTCAGAAAGTTACTGCACTTACGGGAATTTTG AAAGAAGTTGGGACACCTGAACTGGAGACTGGTGCGATTAATGCTGCGCTAGATCTTTATGATGTTATCCAGCTTGATTTTTTTAGTGTGAATATGAG AGAAAATTATGCCACATGGAGTATGTTGATAAAGGCACGGAAGGAAGGCCGTTTGTTTTCAAAGATTAAGTGGCCAAGAGACCCTGAATTG AGGTTACAAATTCGGAGGCTACACTCACTATTCACTATCAAAGATTCAGCAGTAAACGTCCCTAGAAACCTAGAGGCTAGACGTAGGTTGGAGTTCTTCACAAATTCACTTTTCATGAACATGCCTAGACCTAAACCTGTTCGGGAAATGTCATCTTTCag TGTTTTTACTCCGTATTATTCGGAGACTGTTCTTTATAGCATCAACGAGCTTCTTAAGAAAAATGAAGATGGGATTTCAATTTTGTTTTACCTCCAAAAGATTTATCCAG ACGAATGGAAAAACTTTCTTGCTCGAATTGGCCGCGATGAAAATACACACGAGTCAGTTCTTATTGAGAATGAAGATGATAACCTTGAACTTAGGTTTTGGGCATCATATCGTGGACAAACGTTGTCAAGAACCg TTCGAGGAATGATGTACTACCGAAAAGCTCTAATGCTTCAAGCTTATTTGGAAAGAATGACTGTTGGAG ATATCGAAGCTGCAGTTCCTGCTAATGAAGCAACTGATACTAAAGGATTTGAGTTTTCTCCCGAAGCGCGAGCTCATGCTGACCTTAAATTTACTTACGTTGTCACGTGTCAAATATACGGGAAACAAAAAGAAGAGCAAAAGCCCGAGGCTGCTGATATTGCACTGTTACTGCAaag AAATGAAGCACTTCGAGTTGCGTTCATTGATGAGGTGGAGACTTTGGCTGGTGCTGGTGAAGTTCAAAAATCCTACTTCTCTAAACTTGTGAAAGGTGATATCAACGGGAAAGACAAG GAAGTTTATTCTATAAAATTGCCGGGGAACCCAAAACTTGGTGAAGGAAAACCCGAAAATCAAAACCATGCGATCATCTTTACACGTGGAAATGCGGTCCAAACAATCGATATGAATCAG GATAATTATTTTGAGGAAGCTTTAAAGATGAGAAATCTTCTAGAAGAATTCCATGCTAATCACGGTATCCGTTCTGCTACCATTCTTGGTGTTAGGGAGCATGTATTTACAGGAAG TGTTTCTTCTTTAGCATCTTTCATGTCCAATCAAGAAACTAGTTTTGTAACTCTTGGCCAGCGTGTTCTCGCAAGTCCCTTAAA GGTTCGCATGCATTATGGGCATCCTGATGTGTTTGATAGAGTGTTCCACATAACACGTGGTGGTATTAGCAAAGCCTCACGTGTCATCAACATTAGTGAAGATATTTTCGCTG GATTTAATTCAACTTTGAGGCAAGGAAACATCACTCATCATGAATATATTCAAGTTGGAAAGGGAAGAGATGTCGGGTTGAATCAAATCGCTCTATTTGAGGGTAAAGTGGCTGGCGGGAATGGCGAGCAGGTTCTTAGTAGAGACATTTACCGACTCGGACAGCTGTTCGATTTCTTCCGGATGCTTTCGTTCTACTTTACAACCGTTGGATTCTATTTTTGTACCATG TTAACCGTGATTACGGTGTGGCTTTTTTTATATGGAAAGTTATATTTG GCGTTATCTGGAGTTGGTGAAGATATTCAAAACAGATCCAATGTGTTAGACAACAAAGCTTTAACTGCAGCTTTGAATACACAGTTTCTGTTTCAAATTGGTGTATTTACGGCTATACCCATGGTTTTGGGCTTTATTTTAGAGCAAGGTTTCTTAAGG GCTGTTGTTAGTTTCATCACAATGCAATTTCAGCTTTGTACTATTTTCTTCACATTTTCGTTGGGCACGAGAACACATTACTTTGGACGGACCATTCTTCATGGTGGTGCAAAG TATCATGCTACTGGACGGGGATTTGTTGTGCGCCATATCAGATTTGCGGAGAATTATAGGCTTTATTCACGTAGTCATTTTGTCAAggg ATTGGAAGTGGTTCTATTGTTAGTGGTCTACCTTTCTTATGGGTACAATGAAGGCATAGTAGGCTACGTTCTTCTTAGTGTTAGCAGTTGGTTCATGGCACTTTCATGGCTTTTTGCTCCACATTTGTTCAATCCATCAGGGTTTGAGTGGCAAAA GACGGTCGAGGACTTCCGGGATTGGACAAATTGGCTCTTTTATCGAGGAGGAATTGGTGTCAAAGGAGAAGAAAGTTGGGAAGCATGGTGGGATGAAGAAATG TCTCATATCCGAACACTTGGAGGAAGGCTTATGGAGACTATTTTGAGCCTGCGGTTTTTCATCTTCCAGTATGGAGTTATTTACAAATTGGATGTGCAAGGATCAAATACGTCACTATCG GTGTATGGATTTTCATGGCTAGTGCTTCTGGGACTTATATTACTTTTTAAG ATTTTCACATTCAGCCAGAAAATATCAGTCAATTTCCAACTGATCTTGCGATTTATACAAGGCGTAGCGTTCATGCTAGCAATCGCGGGTATCGCGGTTGCTGTTGTACTTACTGACCTTTCTATTACCGACATATTTGCATCCATCTTGGCCTTCATACCCACCGGTTGGGGTATACTTTCG ATCTGTGTGGCTTGGAAACCCGTGGTGAAAAAGACGGGATTATGGAAATCGATACGGTCTCTTGGTCGGTTATACGATGCGGGAATGGGCATGCTGATATTCATTCCCATTGCTTTTTGTTCATGGTTTCCTTTCATCTCGACCTTCCAAACCCGATTAATGTTTAATCAGGCTTTCAGTAGAGGTTTGGAAATCTCGCTAATTCTTGCAGGAAACAACCCGAATTCTGGTTTATAG